In Pedobacter sp. WC2423, the following are encoded in one genomic region:
- a CDS encoding TonB-dependent receptor, with protein sequence MKHKTFYTGLFMLLLFTFFKHSSYAANMPASTLTSSLTGIITDKADHKPIRGVTITIPDLKIGNVTDASGKYFLSHMPKGAYLIQFSMIGYATVVRTVDLAKISSLDIQMEASTIEAGEVVITGVSRATELKKSPIPIVAVGKVYLDQRAASGNIIDAIANLPGISALTTGPNVSKPFIHGLGYNRVVTLQDGIRQEGQQWGDEHGIEADQNSIDRIEVIKGPASLSYGSDAIGGVVNLITPAAVPEGKILGSLQGTYGTNQGLVNGSFRLYGNQNGLVWGTILSAKQAKDYQNQHDGRVYNTGYKEKDARVMVGLNKSWGYTHINASIFDDLQEIPDGSRDPATRKFTKQLTEDTVRTIVSPSELNSYKITPLHQRVQLYRVYSNSNFILGNGNLVVNLGYQLSHRREYTHPTEPAIPGLNLNLTTYTYDAKYNYTLGNGYETSVGLNGMYQKNTLGQSTDFPIPAYKQFDIGPFAIVKKSFGKLDLSAGLRYDSRSFNGQAAYVDTTNATFPALYHGPDPTSAPNVVSQFSALKKTFSGLSGSLGGTYNFSDQFLLKANIARGFRAPSIAELSANGSDPGSQIYHIGNNNFKPEFNVQEDIGAILNLSNVTASLELFNNNIQNYIFQEQLLNADGSPVLTQGYNTFSYVQSKARINGGEFSLDIHPLPWLHFENSISLTYGHNLGNGGPVPDSLKYLPFIPPLHTHSELRGNFNKAFGGNIRNCYAFVGFDHFSAQDHFFGAYGTETYTSGYNLLSAGIGGSLVNKTGKTIVQIFLEGRNLANVNYQSNVSRLKYFDNKDVPAGVQPGIFNMGRNISFKVVVPFDLSAH encoded by the coding sequence ATGAAACATAAAACATTTTATACAGGGCTTTTTATGCTCTTACTTTTCACTTTTTTTAAGCACTCTTCCTATGCGGCAAATATGCCTGCAAGTACATTAACAAGTTCTCTGACCGGGATAATAACTGATAAGGCAGACCATAAACCGATTCGCGGGGTAACCATCACTATTCCTGATCTTAAGATAGGGAATGTCACTGATGCCAGCGGTAAATACTTCCTGAGTCATATGCCTAAAGGTGCTTATCTGATACAATTCAGTATGATTGGCTATGCAACAGTTGTACGTACAGTCGACCTTGCAAAAATCAGCAGTCTGGATATTCAGATGGAGGCTTCCACCATCGAGGCAGGTGAAGTGGTAATTACAGGCGTAAGCAGGGCAACTGAATTAAAAAAGAGCCCTATTCCAATTGTTGCAGTAGGTAAAGTATACTTAGATCAGCGTGCAGCTTCGGGAAACATCATTGATGCTATAGCTAATTTACCAGGAATCAGTGCGCTGACTACCGGTCCGAATGTTTCCAAACCTTTTATCCATGGACTGGGCTATAATCGCGTGGTCACTTTACAGGATGGTATCCGCCAGGAAGGTCAGCAATGGGGCGATGAACACGGTATTGAAGCAGATCAGAATTCTATTGACCGTATAGAGGTTATTAAAGGCCCGGCCAGTTTATCCTACGGCTCCGATGCTATAGGAGGTGTAGTTAACCTGATTACGCCTGCCGCAGTGCCTGAAGGTAAGATCCTGGGATCATTACAAGGAACATATGGCACAAATCAGGGATTGGTTAATGGATCATTCAGGTTATACGGAAATCAGAATGGCTTGGTTTGGGGCACCATTCTTTCCGCTAAACAAGCTAAGGATTATCAGAATCAGCACGATGGCAGAGTTTACAATACCGGGTATAAGGAAAAAGATGCCAGGGTAATGGTGGGCCTGAATAAATCGTGGGGATATACACATATCAACGCTTCAATTTTTGATGATTTACAGGAAATTCCCGATGGGAGCCGTGATCCTGCAACCCGTAAGTTTACGAAACAGCTTACAGAAGACACAGTCAGAACTATTGTTTCTCCTTCAGAACTGAATTCTTATAAGATCACACCATTACATCAGCGTGTTCAATTATACCGGGTCTATAGCAATAGTAATTTCATTTTGGGTAATGGAAATCTGGTGGTTAATTTAGGCTATCAGCTGAGTCACAGAAGAGAGTATACACATCCGACTGAGCCCGCTATACCTGGATTAAATCTCAACCTGACTACCTATACTTACGATGCAAAATATAACTATACTTTGGGAAATGGCTATGAAACATCGGTCGGATTAAATGGTATGTATCAAAAAAATACACTGGGACAAAGTACTGATTTCCCAATACCAGCCTATAAGCAATTTGACATTGGCCCGTTTGCTATTGTAAAAAAGAGTTTTGGTAAGTTAGATCTTTCGGCAGGTCTAAGATATGATAGTCGTTCATTTAACGGACAGGCAGCCTATGTTGATACAACGAACGCTACTTTTCCAGCCCTTTACCATGGCCCGGATCCAACTTCCGCTCCCAATGTGGTTTCACAGTTCAGTGCCTTAAAGAAAACATTTTCAGGTCTTTCCGGAAGTCTTGGGGGTACTTATAACTTTTCTGATCAATTCCTGCTGAAGGCAAATATAGCAAGGGGTTTCAGAGCACCAAGTATAGCCGAACTTTCGGCCAACGGGTCTGATCCTGGTTCTCAGATCTATCATATCGGAAATAATAATTTCAAACCCGAATTTAATGTTCAGGAAGATATCGGTGCCATACTGAATTTATCAAATGTTACAGCAAGTTTAGAACTATTCAACAATAACATTCAGAATTATATATTCCAGGAGCAACTACTCAATGCAGATGGCTCACCCGTTCTTACTCAAGGCTACAACACTTTTAGCTATGTACAAAGTAAAGCAAGGATCAATGGAGGCGAGTTCAGTCTCGATATCCATCCGTTGCCATGGCTTCATTTTGAAAACTCAATCTCCCTGACTTATGGTCACAATCTGGGTAATGGCGGCCCGGTGCCAGATAGCCTGAAATATCTCCCTTTTATTCCGCCATTGCATACACACAGTGAATTGAGAGGAAATTTCAATAAGGCATTTGGAGGTAATATCAGAAATTGTTATGCTTTTGTAGGATTTGATCATTTTAGCGCCCAGGATCATTTTTTTGGCGCTTATGGTACGGAAACCTATACATCCGGTTATAATTTACTAAGTGCCGGAATAGGTGGCAGTCTGGTCAATAAAACGGGTAAAACAATAGTACAGATCTTCCTAGAAGGCAGAAACCTTGCCAATGTGAACTATCAGTCAAATGTGAGCAGGCTAAAGTATTTTGATAACAAGGATGTACCAGCCGGTGTACAACCTGGTATTTTTAACATGGGACGGAACATTAGTTTTAAGGTAGTCGTTCCTTTTGATCTGTCTGCACATTAA
- the typA gene encoding translational GTPase TypA yields MQKIRNIAIIAHVDHGKTTLVDKILHTCSIFRDNEQTGDLILDNNDLERERGITIVSKNVSVMYKDIKINIIDTPGHADFGGEVERVLKMADGVLLLCDAFEGAMPQTRFVTQKALALGLKPIVVVNKVDKENCRPEEVYEQIFELFFNLEATEDQLDFPVIYGSSKQGWMSTDYTKPTTDIFPLLDAVVANIPAPQLIEGTLQMQITSLDYSSFVGRIAVGRVHRGSIKENQPVTLIKRDGKMVKSRVKELYTFEGLGKIRTTEVFSGDICAVVGIDGFDIGDTIADFEAPEQLPVIKIDEPTMNMLFTINNSPFFGKEGKFVTSQRIKERLYKEMEKNLALKVVETESPDAYLVYGRGILHLSVLIETMRREGYEIQVGQPQVIIKEIDGKKCEPVETLIVDVPGEVAGKVIELVTQRKGELLIMEPKGDLQHLEFEIPARGIIGLRNNVLTATGGEAIMAHRFKAYEPWKGTIPGRLNGVLVSMEKGSTTAYSIDKLQDRGRFFVDPGVDVYEGQIMGEHIRDNDLVVNIVKGKALTNMRASGTDDSNRIAPAIKFSLEEAMEYIQADEYIEITPLSMRLRKIYLTEGERKIKGKNF; encoded by the coding sequence ATGCAAAAAATAAGAAACATAGCTATTATAGCACACGTTGACCACGGTAAAACTACATTGGTTGATAAGATTTTACACACTTGTTCTATTTTTCGTGACAACGAGCAAACAGGTGACTTAATACTTGACAATAACGACCTGGAGAGAGAACGTGGTATTACCATCGTTTCCAAAAACGTTTCAGTAATGTATAAAGATATTAAAATTAATATCATTGATACACCTGGTCACGCCGATTTCGGTGGTGAAGTTGAACGTGTATTAAAAATGGCTGATGGTGTATTGTTGTTATGCGATGCGTTTGAAGGTGCAATGCCTCAAACTCGTTTCGTAACTCAAAAAGCATTGGCTTTAGGTTTGAAGCCTATTGTTGTTGTAAATAAAGTAGATAAAGAAAACTGTCGTCCTGAAGAGGTTTATGAGCAGATTTTTGAATTGTTCTTTAACCTTGAAGCTACAGAAGATCAGTTGGATTTCCCTGTAATCTACGGTTCATCTAAACAAGGATGGATGAGTACTGATTACACTAAACCAACTACAGATATTTTCCCTTTATTAGATGCAGTTGTTGCTAACATTCCAGCTCCGCAATTAATTGAAGGAACTTTACAAATGCAGATCACTTCGTTAGATTATTCATCTTTCGTAGGTCGTATTGCAGTTGGACGTGTTCACCGCGGATCGATTAAAGAAAACCAGCCGGTTACTTTAATCAAACGTGATGGTAAAATGGTAAAATCAAGAGTAAAAGAATTATACACTTTCGAAGGATTAGGTAAAATTCGTACTACTGAAGTATTTTCAGGTGATATCTGCGCAGTTGTAGGTATTGATGGATTTGACATCGGTGATACTATTGCTGATTTTGAAGCTCCTGAGCAATTACCAGTTATCAAAATTGATGAGCCGACTATGAACATGTTGTTCACAATCAACAACTCACCATTTTTCGGTAAAGAAGGTAAATTTGTTACTTCTCAACGTATCAAAGAACGTTTGTACAAAGAGATGGAGAAAAATCTTGCCTTGAAAGTTGTAGAAACAGAATCTCCTGATGCTTATTTAGTATACGGCAGAGGTATTCTGCATTTATCAGTATTAATCGAGACTATGCGTCGCGAAGGATACGAAATCCAGGTAGGACAGCCACAGGTAATTATCAAAGAAATTGATGGTAAGAAATGTGAGCCGGTTGAAACACTGATCGTTGACGTACCGGGTGAAGTTGCTGGTAAAGTAATTGAGCTGGTTACACAACGTAAAGGTGAACTGTTGATCATGGAGCCAAAAGGTGATTTACAACATTTAGAGTTTGAAATCCCTGCACGTGGTATCATTGGATTAAGAAATAACGTATTAACTGCTACAGGTGGTGAAGCTATTATGGCTCACCGTTTCAAAGCTTACGAGCCTTGGAAAGGTACTATTCCTGGAAGATTGAATGGTGTATTGGTTTCTATGGAAAAAGGAAGTACAACAGCTTATTCAATTGATAAATTACAGGATCGTGGCCGTTTCTTCGTTGATCCGGGTGTTGATGTTTATGAAGGTCAGATTATGGGTGAGCACATCCGTGATAATGATTTAGTAGTTAACATTGTTAAAGGAAAAGCTTTAACTAACATGCGTGCATCAGGTACAGATGATAGTAACCGTATTGCTCCGGCAATTAAGTTTTCTCTGGAAGAAGCAATGGAATATATCCAGGCTGATGAGTACATTGAAATCACTCCCTTAAGTATGCGTTTACGTAAAATCTACTTAACTGAAGGTGAACGTAAAATAAAAGGTAAAAACTTCTAA
- a CDS encoding oxidoreductase, with translation MKAILVGASGSIGRSLLQDLLNDTHYKDVLVLVRKKLTVQHPKLNQLLIDFSRLSDYAAEIKGDAVFCCLGTTKSQTPDQQQYRQIDYQYPLDIAWIAHTNGAESYHLVSAMGADKNSSFFYNRTKGEVERDLKAVPFKSIHIYRPSLLDGERSQKRFGEGIMNKLMHLINPLLVGKWRKYRSIKVTAVAKVMLAQSLNEQKGIFTHPSDQIQALSDVL, from the coding sequence ATGAAAGCAATACTGGTTGGTGCAAGCGGATCTATAGGCCGCAGTTTACTACAGGACTTATTAAATGATACACATTATAAGGATGTGCTGGTGCTGGTACGCAAAAAATTAACTGTTCAGCACCCTAAATTAAATCAACTGCTGATAGATTTTAGCCGGTTGAGTGATTATGCAGCAGAGATTAAAGGAGACGCCGTTTTTTGCTGCCTCGGTACCACCAAAAGCCAGACTCCCGACCAGCAGCAATATCGTCAGATAGACTATCAATATCCGCTGGATATCGCCTGGATAGCACATACAAATGGTGCAGAAAGTTATCATTTAGTCTCGGCAATGGGCGCCGATAAAAACTCTTCTTTCTTTTACAACAGGACAAAAGGAGAAGTGGAACGTGACCTGAAGGCAGTTCCTTTTAAGAGCATCCATATTTACCGTCCTTCATTACTGGATGGGGAAAGATCACAAAAACGTTTCGGGGAAGGTATCATGAACAAGCTGATGCATTTAATCAATCCGCTTTTAGTAGGTAAATGGAGAAAATACAGAAGTATTAAAGTAACGGCTGTAGCTAAAGTAATGTTAGCCCAATCTCTGAATGAGCAGAAAGGAATATTTACACATCCTTCCGATCAGATTCAGGCGCTGAGTGACGTGTTATAA
- a CDS encoding alpha/beta hydrolase, with the protein MYTTKSVLGLNPVVRQLASAHLQRVVEIELFYPSGLLGNEKLNLLLLNDGQDAAGLNLQETLSGLYEEQKIEPVVVVAIKASQERLQEYGVAGVLDFAARGSKADAYSRFITLELLPYLEKETGMPFLGKRAFAGCSLGGLTAFDIVWKNDNFFDIAGVFSGSFWWRKKDLKDGYTDDDRIMHQVIRDTEGKPAVKFWLMTGTEDEIADRNRNFIIDSIDDTIDIIKELTKKGYKRQDDIFYYEMVGGKHNVATWGKALPSFLYWAFPRKTFL; encoded by the coding sequence ATGTATACTACTAAGTCAGTTCTTGGGTTAAACCCTGTTGTCCGTCAATTAGCGTCCGCTCACTTACAGCGTGTAGTGGAAATAGAATTATTTTATCCTTCCGGTTTGCTGGGCAATGAAAAGTTAAACTTATTGCTGCTAAACGATGGGCAGGATGCAGCAGGATTAAACTTGCAGGAGACACTGAGCGGTTTATATGAAGAGCAGAAAATTGAACCCGTGGTTGTGGTTGCAATTAAAGCTTCCCAGGAGCGGCTTCAGGAGTATGGTGTAGCCGGTGTCCTGGATTTTGCAGCAAGAGGCAGTAAGGCCGATGCCTATTCCAGATTCATTACGCTTGAATTATTGCCTTATCTGGAAAAAGAAACAGGAATGCCTTTTCTGGGCAAGCGTGCATTCGCAGGATGTTCATTGGGTGGGTTGACAGCTTTTGATATCGTATGGAAAAATGATAACTTCTTTGATATTGCCGGGGTTTTCTCTGGTTCTTTCTGGTGGAGAAAAAAAGATCTGAAGGACGGCTATACAGATGATGACCGCATTATGCACCAGGTGATCAGGGACACTGAAGGAAAGCCTGCAGTAAAATTCTGGTTAATGACCGGAACGGAAGATGAAATCGCAGACCGTAACCGTAATTTTATCATTGACTCTATAGATGATACGATTGATATTATCAAGGAATTAACCAAAAAGGGATATAAAAGACAAGATGATATTTTCTACTATGAAATGGTAGGAGGGAAGCATAATGTGGCCACCTGGGGTAAAGCATTACCTTCGTTTTTATACTGGGCATTTCCAAGAAAAACGTTTTTATAA
- a CDS encoding esterase family protein: protein MKEEYKKWYSPNLSGEIELLIYGHSGQPVLLFPTSKGRYYETKDFGLIASVQHLIEQGKIKIYCPDSVDALSWYNKDITPAARAHNHSWYDKMLVEELFPLAVQETGYQKVVTAGCSFGGYHAANFAFKHPSLVSHLFSMSGTFDITPQTDGFYNVDIYYNNPVDFLPGDQDPDLWNMHIILGTAERDICKPFNERLSGILHQKHISHWLDIRPDADHDWPVWRAMFPDYLARL from the coding sequence GTGAAAGAAGAATATAAGAAATGGTACAGTCCTAATTTAAGCGGCGAGATAGAACTTCTGATTTATGGCCATAGCGGTCAGCCTGTGCTACTTTTTCCAACAAGCAAAGGCCGCTATTATGAAACAAAAGATTTTGGCCTGATTGCTTCTGTACAACACCTGATTGAACAGGGAAAGATCAAAATATATTGTCCGGACAGTGTCGATGCATTGAGCTGGTATAATAAAGATATAACTCCGGCTGCACGTGCACACAATCATTCCTGGTATGATAAAATGCTCGTTGAAGAACTTTTTCCGCTTGCAGTTCAGGAAACAGGTTATCAGAAAGTGGTTACAGCCGGCTGTAGTTTTGGCGGTTATCATGCGGCAAATTTCGCATTCAAACATCCTTCATTAGTAAGTCATCTGTTCAGCATGAGCGGAACGTTTGATATTACTCCGCAAACAGATGGTTTTTATAATGTTGATATTTATTATAATAACCCTGTTGATTTTCTTCCCGGGGACCAGGATCCTGACTTATGGAATATGCATATTATACTGGGCACAGCAGAACGGGATATTTGTAAACCTTTCAATGAACGTTTATCAGGCATTCTTCATCAAAAACACATCAGCCACTGGCTGGATATCAGGCCCGATGCTGACCACGACTGGCCAGTATGGCGGGCAATGTTCCCGGATTATTTAGCAAGACTATAA
- a CDS encoding RimK family alpha-L-glutamate ligase, translated as MKKIGILFGQERSFPEAFVKRVNELGGKDFQAEYVSIDKVFQAEPLDYAVIIDRISQDVPFYRASLKNAAITGTAVINNPFWWSADEKFFNNALAVKLGIPVPKTALIPSHARPDDTNENSFSNLAFPFDWDNIFEYTGFPAYMKPFDGGGWKEVYKLNNKEEFFEKHSQTHQYVMMLQEEIEFDEYFRCYCIGGKYVRIMQYEPRNPAHLRYAVDHKPSSEKLLKTIQDYVIKLNQYLGYDFNTVEFAVRDGIPYAIDFCNPAPDADIASVGQENFDWVVDHAAKYAIERAKAQVDGQDNLTWGEYVKSAIAGKPLTVTGKPAKTVTAEAASSAKLKAASSAMPKAESSAEPKSESPAKPKATANTTEPAKKAKTAATGKTATAKKK; from the coding sequence ATGAAGAAAATAGGCATCTTATTCGGACAGGAACGATCATTTCCTGAAGCCTTCGTGAAACGTGTAAATGAATTAGGAGGCAAAGATTTCCAGGCAGAATATGTCAGCATTGATAAAGTATTTCAGGCAGAACCATTGGATTATGCCGTAATTATTGACCGGATTTCTCAGGATGTCCCTTTTTACAGAGCATCGCTGAAAAATGCAGCAATTACAGGAACAGCAGTGATCAACAATCCTTTTTGGTGGAGTGCTGATGAAAAATTTTTCAATAATGCACTGGCTGTCAAATTAGGAATACCAGTCCCTAAAACCGCACTGATCCCTTCTCATGCCAGACCGGATGACACGAATGAAAATTCTTTCAGCAACCTGGCTTTTCCTTTTGACTGGGATAATATTTTTGAATATACAGGCTTTCCAGCCTATATGAAACCTTTTGACGGCGGCGGCTGGAAAGAGGTTTATAAGCTAAACAATAAAGAAGAATTTTTCGAGAAACATAGTCAGACGCATCAGTATGTGATGATGCTACAGGAAGAAATTGAGTTTGACGAGTATTTCAGATGTTATTGTATTGGAGGAAAATATGTACGTATCATGCAATATGAGCCGCGTAATCCTGCACATTTAAGGTATGCCGTAGATCATAAGCCTTCGAGCGAAAAACTGTTAAAGACAATTCAGGATTACGTGATTAAGCTAAATCAGTATTTAGGATACGATTTTAACACGGTAGAATTTGCAGTACGCGATGGGATTCCTTATGCTATTGATTTCTGCAATCCTGCGCCGGATGCAGACATTGCAAGTGTAGGACAGGAGAACTTTGACTGGGTAGTGGATCATGCCGCGAAATATGCAATAGAAAGAGCAAAAGCGCAGGTTGACGGACAGGATAACTTAACTTGGGGCGAATATGTGAAATCAGCTATTGCTGGAAAACCATTGACTGTCACAGGAAAGCCGGCAAAAACAGTTACGGCTGAAGCAGCAAGCTCAGCAAAGCTTAAAGCAGCAAGCTCAGCAATGCCTAAAGCGGAAAGTTCAGCGGAACCAAAATCAGAAAGTCCGGCGAAACCTAAAGCAACAGCAAACACTACTGAACCCGCTAAAAAAGCAAAAACGGCAGCAACTGGCAAAACAGCAACAGCAAAGAAAAAATAG